CAGTGTAACTGTTGTCatagcagaacagactccaggacttgtcattgtatccaagacaacagtcatcaccccttcctctcctgctgattcctttgtATGTCACTCCAATATCAGcccctctcccactccactctacctcccagtaacagcgcccagtcagaccctctctacacagcacctgctcacagtcctcaaatctctctgggttatCAGGATatggctgcttctctctcctacatgtcacctttctgttctcctcagacagagagatgagtctgtttactgtgtttaggtccaatgtgagatcacagacatctgatggatgaaaccagacacaatattagaaatcatcatcattcacattagaatgttaaacctgttggggctaggggggcagtattttcacggccggatataaaaatgtacccgatttaaactggttactactcttgcccagaaacgagaatatgcatattattagtagatttggatagaaaacactctaaagtttctaaaactgtttgaatggtgtctgtgagtataacaaaacccATATCGCAGCCAAAAAtcagagaagattccatacaggaagtgccctgtctgacaatttctggtCCTTCTAGGTTATCtctatctctgctgttacgtgacaatttctaaggcttccattggctgtctgaaggcgccagaaagtggattggggcgtctgctgtctctgggcagataactgcagcagattttgtgagtggtcaggctggggacagtgacactggataggcacgttcatgagaattctaattttttctttcagcctttgaatgaaaacaacgtcgcccggttggaatattatcgctattttaagagaaaaatcgcgtaaaaattgattttaaacagcgtttgacatgcttcgaagtacggtaatggaatattttgaaattttttgtcatgatatgcgccggcgcgtcacctttcggatagtgtcttgaacgcaagaacaaacacagctatttggatataactatggattacttggaaccaaaacaacattgggtataaactaga
The window above is part of the Salmo salar unplaced genomic scaffold, Ssal_v3.1, whole genome shotgun sequence genome. Proteins encoded here:
- the LOC123735234 gene encoding stonustoxin subunit beta-like, which gives rise to MKPGLRKYVCDLTLDLNTVNRLISLSEENRKVTCRREKQPYPDNPERFEDCEQVLCREGLTGRCYWEVEWSGRGADIGVTYKGISRRGRGDDCCLGYNDKSWSLFCYDNSYTAWHNNNLTIVDVPSSSSHRVGVYLDWPAGTLSFYRASSDTLTHLYTFYTTFTEPLYPGFRVHYDEDSSVSL